The genomic segment AGCTCCTCGCTCCAGGTTTCGCCGCAGATGCTGTCGGGCCAAGCCATCTCTGGCGACCAGCTGCAGTGGGACCTCACGCTTCGTGATGGTCTGTTCTGGCATGATGGCGAGCGCGTGCTGGCACGCGATTGCGTCGCCAGCATTCGCCGCTGGGCCGCGCGTGACGGCTTTGGCGGCGAGCTGATGGAGGCGACCGCCGAGCTCTCGGCCGTCGACGACCGCACCATCCGCTTCCGTCTCAAGCGCCCGTTCCCGCTGCTGCCGCAGGCGCTCGGCAAGGCCGCGATCAATGCCTGCTTCATGATGCCGGAGCGGCTGGCGAGCCAGGATCCGTTCAAGCCGCTGACCGAGGTGATCGGCAGCGGCCCGTTCCGCTATCTCGCCGACGAGCGCGTGCAGGGCGCGCGCAACGCCTATGCCAAGTTCGAGCGCTACCAGCCGCGCACCGACGGCAAGCCGGATTGGACCGCCGGGCCGAAGATCGTGCACTACGACCGCGTGGTCTGGACAACCACGCCTGATGCCGGCACCGGCGTCGCCGCGCTCCAGACCGGCGAGCAGGATTGGCAGGAAACCACGCCGCACGATCTGCTCCCGGTGATCAAGGCGGCCGGCGATATCGAGACGCGAATCCTCGATCCCAGAGGCTACGCCTGCATGCTGCGCCTCAATCACCTGCAGCCGCCGTTCGACAATCCCGCCATCCGCCGCGCGCTGTTGGGGGCGATCGACCAGTCCGCGTTCATGACGGCCGTCGCCGGCACCGATCCGGCGTTCCAGGTCTCGCCGATCGGCTATTTCGCACCCGGCACGCCGATGGCAAACGACGTCGGCCTCGACGTGTTCCGCGGCCCGCGCAACTACGACAAGGTCAAGGCTGACCTCAAGGCCGCCGGCTATAACGGCGAGAAGATCGTGCTGCTCGTGCCCACCAACTCGCTGGCGCAAAAGCCGCTCGGCGAGATCGCGGTGGACTCGTTGCGCAAGGCCGGCATGAACGTCGAATATGCCGGCCTCGATTTCGCCGTGGTACTGCAGCGCCAGCTGAAGAAGGATCCGCTTCCGCAGGGCGGCTGGAGCGCCGCGGTCGGCAACTGGCAGGGCATCGACTGGCTCAACCCGGCCGGCAACACCAACATCCGCGGCGAAGGCAAGGTCGCCGGCTGGTATGCGAGCACGAAGATGGGCGCGTTGCGCAGCCAATGGCTGGCGGCCTCCGAGCTCGCCGAGCAGCAGCGCATCTGCCGCGAGATCCAGGCGGTGGCGTTCGAGGAAATCCCCTATATTCCGATCGGCCTGTACAAGCAGCCGACCGCCTATCGCAAGGCGATCACCGGCGTTCTCGACGGCACCGCCGTGTTCTGGAACGTGCGCCCCGCATGAGCACAACAGCGATCTTCGGCAGCTACGTGCTGTCACGGAAAGACGGCGTGCAGGACGTGCTGCGCGACCACTGGGTTCTGGTCGAAGGCAAGAAGATCGCGGCAGTCACGCGCGACAGACCGAGCGCGGATCAGGTCTATGACCGCCCGGGCCGCTTCGTGCTGCCCGGTCTGCTCAACCTGCACAATCACTGCTTTTCGGAAGCAGTGGCGCGCAGTCACACCGAGGACGGCAACGGCCGCAAGAACAACCAGAGCATCGTCTACACGGTGCTGCTGCCGCTGACCAAGCGCGGCGCCGACATCCTGTCGGCGGAGGAACGGCTCGCGGTGGCGCGGCTCGGCATCCTCCAGCTGCTCAAGGGCGGCGCCACCACCGTGATGGAGCCGTTCCGCAACTCGATCCCCGAAATGTTCGACGCGGCGGAGGAGATGGGCATCCGCTTCTACGGCGCGCCCTATCTGTTCTCGACCTCCGATGCCAAGGCTGGCCCGGACGGCGTGGTGCAATATTCCGGCGATGACGGTGCCGCGGACATGGCGACATGGGATGCGCTCTATCAGCGCTGGAACAATCGCGGCGACGGCCGCATCAGCCTTGCCATGAGCCCGCACGCCACCGACACCTGCGGTCCCGATCTCCTGAAGGCTTGCGCCACGCGGGCGCGCGAGCTCGGCGTTCCCATCACCACGCACATGGCGCAGAGCCGCGCCGAGGTCGAGACCATCGGCAAGCGCTATGGCGGCCGCACCCCGGCAGAATATCTGGATTGGCTCGGCCTGCTCGCGCCCGATCTGATGGCGGCGCATTGCATGTTCTCGAGCGACGACGATCTCAAGCTCATGGCTGCGCGCGGCGTGACCGTCTTGAACTGCCCGCGCGTGTTCGCGCGTGCCGGCATCACCGCGGCGTTCAGCCGCTTCGCCGAGCACGGCGTGCGCACCGTGGTCGGCACCGACGGCTACAACATGGACCTGCTCGGCGAGCTCAATGCGGCCTCGCTGATCTCCAAGATCACTTCGGCGCGCCCAGATGTCGCGAACTCGCCGGAGCTGATCGAGGCGAACACGGCGGTGGCCGCCGACGTCATCAAGCGGCCCGATCTCGGCCGCATCGAGCCGGGCGCGACCGCCGATCTCACCGTCGTCGATCTCACCCATCCGCATCTGCAGCCGCTGTTCGATCCGCGCCGCGCGCTGATCGCGCTCGCCAACCGCGCCAATATCGATCAGGTCGTGGTCGACGGCCGCGTGCTGGTCGATGAGGGACGCTATCTCGGCGCGGATGAAGCGGCGATCATTGCGGCCGGCACCGCCGCAATCGGCAAGATCTGGGATCTGCCGGAGGCACAGGCGGCGTTCAACGGCTGAGCGCTGCTGACGCCACGACGACGGTGCGCTCCCTCTCCCGCTTGCGGGAGAGGGCGGGGGAGAGGGCTCTCTCCTCATAGGACACTCTCAGTGTGGAGAGAGCCCTCTACCGGCGCTACGCGCCGACCTCTCCCGCAAGCGGGAGAGGTTGCAGCGAGCCTGTAGCTGCACTGTTCAAATCCAAGCCCTAATCCTCAAACTCCACCAGCGCCTTGCGCATGGTCTCGACCAGATCCAGCGCGACCGGCGACGGACTGCGCTGCGCCGGAAAGACCGCGGAGAATTCGAAGTCGATGCGCGGCAGGAAGCGGCGCGCGACGACGCCGCGCGTTGCGAATTCCTGCGCCGTGAAGGGATCGCAGATCGCGACGCCGAGCCCCGACGACACCATGCCGCACATGATCTCCGACAGCGTGGTTTCGACCCTGAGCACCCGGCGGACATCATGGCGATGGAAGACCTGGTCGACGAGATGACGGCTCGACGATCCCGCGGACAGCGAGATGAAGGTCTCGCCCTCGAAATCGCGCGGCTCCAGCACTTCCTTCTCCGCGAGGCGATGGCCGGTCGGGAGCACTGCAACGCGCGCTGGCGCTGGCAGCCGCTGGCTCGGCAGGCCGGAATGCGCGATCGGCACCTCGGCAAAGCCGACGTCACATTGATTGTTCAGCACCCAGTCGACCACGATCGGCGAGATGACACCGAAGAAGGCCAGGTTGAGGTTGGGCCGCTCCTTCAGAAAGTGACCGGTGAGCCGCGGCAGATAGCCGTTCGACAGCGCCGGCAGTGCTGCGATGCGTAGCGAGCCGGTGCGGCGGCCGCGGATTTCTTCTGCTGCCGCAGTGATGCGCTCCAGGCCGACGAAGGAGCGCTCGACCTCGGTATAGAGCGCCATCGCCGCCGCGGTCGGCACCAGGCCGGTGCCGCGCCGTTCGAACAGCTCCATTTTCAGCAGGGCCTGGAGGTCGCGCAGCAACCGGCTGACGGCCGGCTGCGTCACCTTCATCAGCGCCGCGGCCTCGGTCACGCTGCCCGTCAGCATTGTCGCGCGGAAGGCCTCCACCTGCCGCGAATTGATCCGCGCCATTCCCGATTCCAATCATAACATTTTGGCATGCAGAGGGTGCCATTATTCATTGGACGATGGAAGTATAGGTTGCGATCTTTTTCATCAGGACTGGAGACAGCCCGCTTTTTCGGCAGATTGGAGGGGTTCAAACCTCCAGATCGCGCCAAAAACCCGCCGAACAGGGGCCGGAGCCCTGATCGGAGAGGGTTTGCGCGGAAGGGAATGCGGAAGGTGCTTCAGCCAGCGAGACTCGTCGGCACGTCACCTCATTCCGGTATTGGAGATCGGTCCACATGAAGACTTTTCGCCTTCTGACCGCGGTCAGCATCGCAGCGCTCATTGCCTCCCCATCAGTCGCCTGGGCCCAGCAGAAAACGCTCTATGTCGCCGGCTATGGCGGCTCGTTCGAGAAGACCATCCGCGACGAGGTGATCCCGGCCTTCGAGAAGGAGAACGGCGTCAAGGTCGAATACGTCGCCGGCAACTCCACCGACACGCTGGCCAAACTCCAGGCGCAGAAGGGCAACCAGCAGATCGACGTCGCCATCGTCGATGACGGCCCGATGTACCAGGCGATCCAGCTCGGCTTCTGCGGCAAGCTCGACGGCCTGCCCGCCGATCTCTACGACACCGCGCGTTTCAAGGATGATCGCGCGGTCGCGATCGGCATCGTCGCCACCGGCCTGATGTACAACACCAAGGTGTTCAAGGAGAAGGGCTGGGCGCCGCCGACCTCGTGGAACGACCTGAAGGACACGAAATACGCAAAACAGCTCGTGATCCCGCCGATCAACAACACCTACGGTCTCGAAGCGCTGGTGATGCTGTCGAAGATGAACGGCGGCGGCGAGACCAACGTCGATTCCGGCTTCAAGATCTTCAAGGAGCAGATCAACCCGAACGTGCTGGCCTATGAGCCGTCGCCGGGCAAGATGACCGAGCTGTTCCAGTCCGGCCAGGCCGTGATCGCGGTGTGGGGCACCGGCCGCGTGCAGAGCTTTGCCAATACCGGCTTTCCCGTCGACTTCGTCTACCCCAAGGAAGGCGCGGCGACGCTGCTGACCACGGCGTGTCCGATCAACAAGCCCAATGCTTCGCCGCTGGCGGCGAGCTTCGTCAAGATGCTGCTCGATCCAAAGATCCAGCTCGTGATGCTGAAGGATTACGGCTACGGCCCGGTGCTGAAATCGCTGGTGATCCCCCCGGAGCTCGGCAAGATGGCGCCGATCGGGGAGCGCGCGGCGAAGCTCTACAATCCGGACTGGACCGTGATTAACGAGAAGCGCGAGGAGTGGACCAAGCGCTGGAATCGCGAGGTCGAGCGCTGATCGGTCGCCGCGGAGACAGCGCCATGGCCTATCTCGAGCTCGATCGGGTCGCCAAGCAGTTCGGCACGCAGACTGTGGTTGACGACTTCAGCCTGTCGGTGGGGAAGGGGGAGTTCATCTCCTTCCTCGGCCCGTCCGGCTGCGGCAAGACCACGACCTTGCAGATGATCGCGGGCTTCCTCGATCCCACGCGCGGCGCGATCCGCCTCGAGGGCAAGGACCTGACCGCGATCCATCCGGCCAAGCGCGGCCTCGGCATCGTGTTCCAGAGCTACGCTCTGTTTCCGCACATGACCGCGGCGGAGAACGTCGCCTTTGGCCTGGAGATGCGTGGCGTGCCGCGCACCGAACGGGCCGAGCGCGTGCGCGCCGCGCTCGCGATGGTGGGGCTCGCCGGATATGAGGACCGTCATCCGCGCCGCATGTCCGGGGGCCAGCAGCAGCGCGTGGCGCTGGCGCGTGCGCTGGTGATCAAGCCGAGCGTTCTGTTGCTCGACGAGCCGCTGTCGAACCTCGACGCCAAGCTGCGCGAGGAGATGCAGATCGAGCTGCGCCAGATCCAGCGCACCGTCGGCACCACCACGATCCTGGTCACCCACGACCAGAACGAGGCGATGTCGCTGTCCGACCGCATCGTGGTGATGAGCCAGGGCAAGATCGAGCAGATCGGCACGCCGCAAGAGACTTACGAGAAGCCGGCCTCCGCCTTCGTCTCGCAATTCCTCGGCAAGACCAACGATTTTGCCGGAACCATCGACCGGACCGTCTCGCCGACGCAACTGGTGGCGGGCTCCTGGCGCG from the Bradyrhizobium sp. WBAH42 genome contains:
- a CDS encoding ABC transporter substrate-binding protein, which encodes MSISRRSLLKAGAALPALSLPGIVRAESRSTLRFIPVIDLAFVDPIYSTAQVSRNHGFMVYDTLYGMSSSLQVSPQMLSGQAISGDQLQWDLTLRDGLFWHDGERVLARDCVASIRRWAARDGFGGELMEATAELSAVDDRTIRFRLKRPFPLLPQALGKAAINACFMMPERLASQDPFKPLTEVIGSGPFRYLADERVQGARNAYAKFERYQPRTDGKPDWTAGPKIVHYDRVVWTTTPDAGTGVAALQTGEQDWQETTPHDLLPVIKAAGDIETRILDPRGYACMLRLNHLQPPFDNPAIRRALLGAIDQSAFMTAVAGTDPAFQVSPIGYFAPGTPMANDVGLDVFRGPRNYDKVKADLKAAGYNGEKIVLLVPTNSLAQKPLGEIAVDSLRKAGMNVEYAGLDFAVVLQRQLKKDPLPQGGWSAAVGNWQGIDWLNPAGNTNIRGEGKVAGWYASTKMGALRSQWLAASELAEQQRICREIQAVAFEEIPYIPIGLYKQPTAYRKAITGVLDGTAVFWNVRPA
- a CDS encoding amidohydrolase family protein, producing the protein MSTTAIFGSYVLSRKDGVQDVLRDHWVLVEGKKIAAVTRDRPSADQVYDRPGRFVLPGLLNLHNHCFSEAVARSHTEDGNGRKNNQSIVYTVLLPLTKRGADILSAEERLAVARLGILQLLKGGATTVMEPFRNSIPEMFDAAEEMGIRFYGAPYLFSTSDAKAGPDGVVQYSGDDGAADMATWDALYQRWNNRGDGRISLAMSPHATDTCGPDLLKACATRARELGVPITTHMAQSRAEVETIGKRYGGRTPAEYLDWLGLLAPDLMAAHCMFSSDDDLKLMAARGVTVLNCPRVFARAGITAAFSRFAEHGVRTVVGTDGYNMDLLGELNAASLISKITSARPDVANSPELIEANTAVAADVIKRPDLGRIEPGATADLTVVDLTHPHLQPLFDPRRALIALANRANIDQVVVDGRVLVDEGRYLGADEAAIIAAGTAAIGKIWDLPEAQAAFNG
- a CDS encoding LysR substrate-binding domain-containing protein: MARINSRQVEAFRATMLTGSVTEAAALMKVTQPAVSRLLRDLQALLKMELFERRGTGLVPTAAAMALYTEVERSFVGLERITAAAEEIRGRRTGSLRIAALPALSNGYLPRLTGHFLKERPNLNLAFFGVISPIVVDWVLNNQCDVGFAEVPIAHSGLPSQRLPAPARVAVLPTGHRLAEKEVLEPRDFEGETFISLSAGSSSRHLVDQVFHRHDVRRVLRVETTLSEIMCGMVSSGLGVAICDPFTAQEFATRGVVARRFLPRIDFEFSAVFPAQRSPSPVALDLVETMRKALVEFED
- a CDS encoding ABC transporter substrate-binding protein, with protein sequence MKTFRLLTAVSIAALIASPSVAWAQQKTLYVAGYGGSFEKTIRDEVIPAFEKENGVKVEYVAGNSTDTLAKLQAQKGNQQIDVAIVDDGPMYQAIQLGFCGKLDGLPADLYDTARFKDDRAVAIGIVATGLMYNTKVFKEKGWAPPTSWNDLKDTKYAKQLVIPPINNTYGLEALVMLSKMNGGGETNVDSGFKIFKEQINPNVLAYEPSPGKMTELFQSGQAVIAVWGTGRVQSFANTGFPVDFVYPKEGAATLLTTACPINKPNASPLAASFVKMLLDPKIQLVMLKDYGYGPVLKSLVIPPELGKMAPIGERAAKLYNPDWTVINEKREEWTKRWNREVER
- a CDS encoding ABC transporter ATP-binding protein translates to MAYLELDRVAKQFGTQTVVDDFSLSVGKGEFISFLGPSGCGKTTTLQMIAGFLDPTRGAIRLEGKDLTAIHPAKRGLGIVFQSYALFPHMTAAENVAFGLEMRGVPRTERAERVRAALAMVGLAGYEDRHPRRMSGGQQQRVALARALVIKPSVLLLDEPLSNLDAKLREEMQIELRQIQRTVGTTTILVTHDQNEAMSLSDRIVVMSQGKIEQIGTPQETYEKPASAFVSQFLGKTNDFAGTIDRTVSPTQLVAGSWRAPAPAALGGPVTVSVRPERIGFGDTGLSAKIITRIFQGNHWLFQCDSECGPAIVIRQNDGQAQPDEGDAVRLTWRAEDMSVRARAGT